From the Leucobacter denitrificans genome, one window contains:
- a CDS encoding DNA gyrase/topoisomerase IV subunit A, translating to MADVTELDSNTAHETHGERIEDIDISQEMEGSFLEYAYSVIYSRALPDARDGLKPVQRRILYMMTDMGLRPDKGHVKSARVVGEVMGKLHPHGDSSIYDALVRLAQGFAMRLPLIDGHGNFGSLDDGPAASRYTEARLAGAALGMTESLDEDVVDFVPNYDNQIMQPDVLPSAVPNLLVNGASGIAVGMATNLAPHNLIEVVEGAKHLLYHPEATVEDLMEFIPGPDLPGGGTIVGLDGVKDAYRTGRGAFRTRAKVSIEQLTARRTGLVVTELPYLVGPERVIEKIKQGVDAKKLSGITDVVDLTDRKNGLKLVITLKTGFSPDAVLAQLYRYTPLEDSFSINSVALVDGQPQTLGLREMLRVFLDHRLSVITRRSEFRLRKRKDRLHLVEGLLIAILDIDEVIQVIRTSDDADEARKRLMQVFDLSEAQSEYILELRLRRLTKFSRVELEAERDELQAEIERLLEILGSKERLRDVVAQELDAASAAYGTPRRTLLTGAIAKPARSTVSADELQVADTPCTVMLSATGRALRVDRDPEALDTPRGTSRATKHGAVSARVDTTVRGEIGAILSDGTLHRFTPVDLPLVPAASIAFSAGVRLNEYLGLTDKKLKVVGVVPLDTETPVGVFTTQGVVKRVILTDLPARPSFEVITLKPQDSVVAAFLAPDETEFAAVSNDAQLLRFAASAVRPQGRAAGGMAGMKLGLGAKILFATAIEADAEANVVTVAESSDENALIGTGGASGKISAWSEFPAKGRATGGVRAQRFLKGESGLTAAWVGTGQPRALSTDGTARKLPETMSKRDGSGSPLEGSVTYIGETP from the coding sequence ATGGCCGATGTCACTGAACTTGACTCCAACACCGCCCACGAGACACACGGCGAACGCATCGAAGACATCGACATCTCGCAAGAGATGGAGGGGTCGTTCCTCGAGTACGCATACTCTGTGATTTACTCGCGCGCACTTCCCGACGCACGCGATGGGCTCAAACCGGTGCAGCGTCGCATTCTCTACATGATGACCGACATGGGTCTGCGCCCAGACAAGGGTCACGTGAAGTCTGCCCGTGTTGTTGGCGAAGTGATGGGCAAGTTGCACCCGCACGGTGATTCGTCCATCTACGACGCACTCGTTCGGCTCGCACAGGGCTTTGCGATGCGCCTTCCCCTCATCGACGGCCACGGCAACTTTGGCTCGCTTGATGACGGTCCGGCGGCATCTCGATATACCGAGGCGAGGCTGGCGGGTGCGGCACTCGGCATGACCGAGTCGCTCGATGAAGATGTCGTCGACTTTGTTCCGAATTACGACAACCAGATCATGCAGCCCGACGTGTTGCCCTCTGCTGTACCAAACCTTCTCGTGAACGGTGCGAGCGGAATTGCTGTGGGTATGGCTACCAACCTTGCGCCGCACAACCTGATCGAGGTTGTTGAGGGTGCAAAACACCTGCTGTACCACCCTGAAGCCACGGTCGAAGACCTGATGGAGTTCATTCCTGGCCCGGACCTGCCTGGTGGCGGCACGATTGTTGGGCTCGATGGAGTGAAGGATGCGTATCGAACCGGCCGCGGAGCCTTTCGCACGCGTGCCAAGGTCTCGATTGAGCAGCTGACGGCGCGGCGCACCGGGCTCGTAGTCACCGAACTCCCGTACCTCGTGGGCCCCGAACGCGTCATCGAGAAAATTAAGCAGGGCGTCGACGCGAAGAAGCTCTCGGGCATCACTGATGTCGTTGACCTCACAGACCGCAAGAACGGTTTGAAGCTTGTGATCACGCTGAAGACAGGCTTCTCCCCCGACGCCGTACTCGCTCAGTTGTACCGGTATACACCGCTCGAAGACTCGTTCAGCATCAATTCTGTCGCACTCGTCGATGGGCAACCACAGACGCTTGGGCTACGTGAGATGCTACGGGTGTTCCTTGACCACCGCCTCTCCGTCATCACTCGCCGCAGTGAGTTCAGGCTCCGCAAACGCAAAGATCGGTTGCATCTTGTCGAGGGCCTACTCATTGCAATTCTTGACATTGACGAAGTCATTCAGGTTATTCGCACGAGTGATGACGCAGACGAGGCGCGCAAACGTCTTATGCAGGTGTTCGACCTGTCTGAAGCGCAATCAGAATACATTCTTGAGCTTCGTCTACGCAGGCTTACTAAGTTTTCTCGTGTCGAGCTTGAGGCCGAACGCGATGAACTCCAGGCCGAAATTGAACGCCTCCTCGAGATCCTTGGCAGCAAGGAGCGACTCCGTGACGTTGTGGCGCAGGAGCTCGATGCAGCATCGGCCGCTTACGGCACTCCGCGCCGCACTCTACTTACCGGCGCCATAGCGAAGCCCGCGCGTTCCACAGTCTCCGCAGACGAACTACAGGTCGCAGACACTCCGTGTACCGTCATGCTGTCTGCAACCGGTCGCGCACTGCGTGTGGATCGTGACCCCGAGGCGCTTGACACCCCGAGAGGTACTTCCCGCGCGACCAAGCATGGCGCCGTGAGTGCGAGGGTTGACACGACGGTCCGAGGAGAAATCGGTGCGATTCTCTCTGACGGAACGCTGCACCGATTTACTCCGGTAGATCTTCCGCTCGTTCCCGCGGCATCGATCGCGTTCTCCGCAGGAGTTCGACTCAATGAGTACCTCGGATTGACGGACAAGAAACTGAAAGTGGTGGGTGTCGTGCCGCTCGACACTGAGACACCGGTCGGAGTCTTTACGACCCAAGGTGTTGTCAAGCGAGTAATACTCACCGACTTGCCTGCTCGGCCGTCGTTTGAAGTCATCACGCTCAAGCCTCAGGATTCAGTTGTCGCAGCCTTCCTTGCACCTGATGAGACTGAGTTTGCCGCCGTATCAAACGATGCTCAATTGCTTCGATTTGCGGCCTCTGCGGTTCGGCCCCAGGGGCGAGCTGCGGGTGGAATGGCCGGGATGAAGCTGGGATTGGGTGCAAAGATTCTGTTTGCGACCGCTATTGAAGCAGATGCTGAAGCCAATGTAGTTACTGTTGCAGAGAGTTCCGATGAGAATGCCCTGATCGGCACAGGCGGCGCGTCGGGCAAAATCTCCGCGTGGTCCGAGTTCCCTGCGAAGGGTCGCGCCACGGGCGGGGTGCGTGCTCAGCGATTCCTGAAGGGCGAATCCGGGCTCACAGCTGCGTGGGTGGGCACGGGACAGCCCAGAGCATTGTCAACAGATGGCACCGCCAGAAAGCTGCCAGAGACGATGAGCAAACGTGACGGATCAGGCTCGCCGCTCGAAGGGTCAGTGACCTATATTGGCGAAACCCCGTAG
- a CDS encoding alkaline phosphatase family protein, which produces MTSAIMDYMLPTATDNGGRLAALLPTGLLAIAKSLENGPRELVENAVGASIGREEFQLLRERLPAIRSLVVIMVDGLGTANLKARSTHAPTLASLSQRRITTVSPSTTSAAITTLTTGKLPGEHGHIGYKIRHPELGIITSLRDWEHIPDVRAWQLAPTLFELAARAGIRSSVFGRPAHAESGFSRAVLTGASYIGGSRIADRFAAAKSFIANEDAALAYVYIDELDRAGHKSGWQSESWAERLEQLDAALADFLVGLPADTGVVLTADHGMVDVEAHQQVIFDRNSSEFSDVVDVGGEPRFRSFYLREGSDPHPFTEWLRRIEGKRAWVVTRAQAFESGVFGNTIGPGVPERTGDVLLAARGQCAYYMTDDDPQSFNMVGQHGSWTDEERGIPLILAGDFAGSGYAKAVESYAQARDTFDLGHSRS; this is translated from the coding sequence GTGACATCGGCCATAATGGACTACATGCTACCGACTGCCACAGACAACGGCGGAAGGCTTGCCGCACTTCTCCCAACTGGGCTGCTCGCAATAGCGAAATCGCTTGAAAACGGCCCTCGAGAACTGGTCGAGAACGCGGTCGGTGCTTCGATAGGGCGAGAAGAATTCCAACTGCTTCGCGAGAGGCTTCCGGCAATACGCTCGCTCGTAGTAATCATGGTCGACGGGCTGGGTACAGCGAACCTCAAGGCGCGTTCAACCCACGCGCCAACGCTTGCCTCGCTCTCACAGCGCCGAATAACGACGGTGTCTCCCTCAACCACCTCGGCCGCAATTACGACTCTCACAACGGGCAAACTGCCCGGTGAGCACGGTCACATCGGGTATAAGATCCGCCACCCTGAACTTGGAATCATCACCTCTCTTCGAGATTGGGAACATATTCCCGATGTTCGAGCCTGGCAACTCGCACCGACACTTTTTGAACTTGCGGCGAGAGCTGGAATTCGGTCATCGGTTTTCGGGCGCCCTGCTCATGCTGAAAGTGGGTTCTCGAGGGCGGTGCTCACGGGCGCAAGTTATATTGGTGGATCGCGAATCGCAGATCGATTCGCCGCAGCCAAAAGTTTCATCGCAAATGAGGATGCCGCACTCGCGTACGTCTACATTGATGAGCTGGATCGAGCCGGTCATAAGAGCGGTTGGCAAAGCGAGAGCTGGGCCGAGCGACTCGAGCAGCTTGATGCTGCGCTGGCGGATTTCCTTGTCGGTCTACCAGCAGACACCGGGGTCGTACTCACCGCTGATCACGGCATGGTCGATGTCGAAGCGCACCAGCAAGTAATATTTGATCGTAATTCGAGCGAGTTTTCTGATGTGGTTGACGTTGGGGGTGAGCCTCGATTTAGAAGCTTCTACTTGCGCGAAGGCTCGGATCCACACCCATTTACGGAATGGCTGCGACGCATCGAAGGAAAGCGTGCCTGGGTTGTAACGAGGGCGCAGGCATTTGAGTCTGGTGTATTCGGTAACACGATCGGTCCAGGAGTACCGGAACGGACAGGCGACGTCTTGCTTGCTGCGCGGGGTCAGTGTGCTTACTACATGACCGACGACGATCCACAGTCGTTCAACATGGTGGGTCAACACGGTTCATGGACTGATGAGGAGCGCGGAATACCGCTCATCCTTGCAGGTGACTTTGCGGGAAGCGGCTACGCGAAAGCTGTCGAATCGTATGCGCAGGCGCGCGATACATTCGATTTGGGGCACTCGCGAAGCTGA
- the sepH gene encoding septation protein SepH: protein MDELRVVRREDNALILANELGEEYRFVVDELAANEVRQLSKKSMGTLSVRPREIQAMLRSGKTRAEVAAETGLEESDVERFEEPVRAEQRYMLDLAHAVPVRTDPSSDTGDRGDEQRFGEVIAERLIGLGNQQSTWRSWRDENAGWMIGLVFDTRDGDHDAIWGFDHRKRVLNPLSPDATNLSKVGDVGDRLIPKLRAVDNDQRERFDSDAFDPDALLNRDDIEEQHSEPSSAEATSAASKPDDDEEYERRREIDQLAVKTDASGDELSETADLLDALRRRRGERSAQNESTPPERTGAAANIWGTAGVSGESADASADDSESPSGSTIRAVETSETVAERGDENALPISGLEPSKRDSKQSRRGRSSIPSWDDILFGTRSDDDPA from the coding sequence ATGGATGAACTGCGCGTAGTACGACGCGAAGACAACGCACTCATCCTCGCCAACGAACTCGGCGAGGAATATCGTTTCGTTGTTGACGAGCTAGCAGCAAATGAAGTCCGACAACTCAGCAAGAAATCAATGGGCACGCTCTCAGTACGTCCGCGTGAAATTCAGGCGATGCTGCGTTCGGGCAAAACCCGCGCAGAAGTCGCAGCCGAGACTGGACTTGAGGAAAGCGACGTTGAGCGCTTCGAAGAGCCGGTTCGCGCAGAGCAGCGCTACATGTTGGACCTGGCACACGCAGTGCCGGTGAGAACCGATCCATCATCTGACACCGGCGATCGCGGTGATGAGCAACGCTTCGGTGAAGTCATCGCAGAGCGGCTTATCGGACTTGGAAATCAGCAGAGCACCTGGCGCTCCTGGCGCGACGAGAATGCTGGCTGGATGATCGGTCTCGTCTTCGACACACGGGACGGTGATCACGATGCAATTTGGGGCTTTGATCATCGAAAGCGAGTGCTCAACCCCCTCTCTCCTGACGCTACGAACCTCTCCAAAGTTGGGGACGTGGGTGACAGGCTCATTCCCAAGCTCCGCGCTGTTGACAATGACCAGCGCGAACGCTTCGATTCAGATGCGTTCGATCCTGACGCACTACTGAACCGCGACGACATTGAGGAGCAGCACTCAGAACCTTCGAGTGCGGAGGCAACGAGCGCTGCTTCCAAACCAGACGATGACGAAGAATATGAACGTCGCCGCGAGATTGATCAGCTCGCCGTGAAGACCGACGCGAGCGGCGACGAGTTAAGTGAGACAGCTGATCTGCTTGACGCGCTTCGCCGCCGACGGGGTGAGCGCTCGGCGCAGAACGAGTCAACTCCCCCAGAACGCACCGGCGCAGCCGCTAACATCTGGGGAACGGCAGGTGTCTCAGGAGAGAGTGCAGACGCTAGTGCTGACGATTCAGAGAGCCCCAGCGGATCCACAATTCGAGCCGTCGAAACATCGGAAACTGTCGCCGAACGAGGTGACGAAAATGCATTGCCCATCTCTGGGCTCGAGCCCTCAAAGCGCGACTCGAAGCAATCTCGACGCGGTCGTTCATCGATTCCGAGCTGGGACGACATCCTTTTCGGTACGCGCAGCGACGACGACCCTGCTTAG
- a CDS encoding DUF4193 domain-containing protein → MATDYDAPRKNDDEAAESIEALKERGPSKGSSSIDSEDADNPSFDLGGSDLSDVELDVVVLPQQADEFTCVNCFLVRHRSQHSRDTDLGPICVECDA, encoded by the coding sequence ATGGCAACTGATTACGACGCACCACGCAAGAACGACGACGAAGCTGCTGAGTCGATCGAAGCGTTAAAAGAACGCGGTCCGTCGAAGGGCAGTTCGTCCATTGACTCCGAAGATGCGGACAATCCGAGCTTCGATCTCGGCGGGTCCGATCTCTCTGATGTCGAGCTCGATGTTGTCGTTCTGCCGCAGCAGGCAGATGAATTTACTTGTGTGAATTGCTTCTTGGTGCGTCACCGCTCACAGCACTCACGCGACACTGATCTCGGACCAATCTGTGTGGAGTGCGACGCCTAA
- a CDS encoding DUF3093 domain-containing protein, whose amino-acid sequence MTAETSNAHYRERLVPGFGFFVAWLLVIPAVALIMMPINAQAAIPTAIAMYVVIAIIFFALSPIIEVSEGQLQAGRAVIPVEFIGKIEPLGSELLRKSIGQDADARNYLLVRGWIHMGLKLEIADENDPTPYWIITSRKPLALAEAIRPKG is encoded by the coding sequence ATGACTGCTGAGACAAGCAATGCGCATTATCGAGAGCGCCTCGTACCCGGGTTCGGCTTTTTTGTAGCGTGGTTGCTGGTGATTCCCGCAGTTGCCCTAATAATGATGCCGATCAACGCGCAAGCAGCCATACCAACCGCTATTGCGATGTACGTTGTTATCGCAATCATCTTCTTTGCGCTGAGCCCGATCATTGAAGTAAGCGAAGGTCAGCTGCAAGCTGGCCGAGCGGTCATTCCAGTCGAGTTCATCGGCAAGATAGAGCCGCTCGGTTCCGAACTCTTGCGTAAATCGATCGGCCAAGACGCCGACGCGCGCAACTATTTACTCGTTCGAGGGTGGATCCACATGGGATTGAAGCTCGAAATCGCAGATGAGAACGATCCGACTCCGTACTGGATCATCACCAGCCGCAAGCCGCTCGCACTCGCAGAGGCAATTCGGCCGAAAGGCTAA
- the dut gene encoding dUTP diphosphatase, whose product MTDLVEIPIIADQVPKYAHFDDAGADLCAAEALTIAPGERALVSTGVAIALPEGYAAFVVPRSGLAAKKGITVLNSPGTVDAGYRGEIKVTLLNTDRSEPFEVAIGDRIAQMIVTPVSRAVFVPVSELSESVRGAGGFGSTGVSAHA is encoded by the coding sequence GTGACTGACCTCGTAGAGATTCCAATAATTGCGGATCAAGTTCCGAAGTACGCGCACTTTGATGACGCCGGTGCAGATCTGTGTGCCGCAGAAGCACTTACGATCGCGCCGGGCGAGCGCGCTCTTGTTTCGACTGGCGTGGCGATCGCACTGCCAGAAGGGTATGCGGCGTTTGTCGTGCCGAGAAGTGGGCTTGCGGCCAAGAAGGGAATCACTGTGCTCAACTCGCCGGGCACGGTTGACGCAGGTTATCGGGGGGAAATTAAGGTCACCCTGCTGAACACCGATCGTTCAGAACCATTTGAGGTGGCCATTGGCGATCGGATAGCCCAGATGATTGTGACCCCTGTCAGCCGGGCGGTTTTTGTTCCGGTGTCTGAGTTGTCAGAAAGCGTGCGCGGTGCTGGGGGCTTTGGCTCCACCGGTGTGAGCGCACACGCATAG
- a CDS encoding DUF3710 domain-containing protein, with protein MSDEELTENLAAEEAVEETETQEPSPEKSAPEDRETAGPFDIAEVPAMRPYVDLGGIKIAPREGLQMRLEVDERAKRVVAVSLEYSGSLLQVQAFSAPKTSGLWNKIRVDLTTQLEQQGAAVEEEAGALGPELVTKTSVPEDQGGGTRIVRFIGVDGPRWTLRGVLMGAAALEAEARENMFELFREIVVVRGDSPMPPATFCLCAYPREFRLVSRSHSRTASRHRRERSTPRTCS; from the coding sequence ATGAGCGACGAAGAATTGACTGAGAACTTAGCAGCAGAAGAGGCCGTTGAGGAGACTGAGACCCAGGAGCCAAGTCCTGAGAAGTCTGCGCCGGAGGATCGCGAAACCGCTGGCCCATTCGATATCGCTGAGGTTCCCGCGATGCGACCCTACGTTGATCTCGGTGGCATCAAGATCGCTCCTCGCGAGGGTCTGCAGATGCGGCTTGAGGTAGACGAACGCGCGAAGCGTGTCGTTGCGGTTTCACTCGAATACTCAGGATCGCTACTACAAGTGCAAGCGTTTTCCGCCCCGAAGACGAGTGGTTTGTGGAACAAGATTCGTGTAGACCTTACAACCCAGCTTGAGCAACAAGGCGCTGCGGTCGAGGAGGAAGCCGGTGCTCTTGGCCCAGAACTCGTGACGAAGACGAGTGTGCCAGAGGACCAGGGCGGTGGCACGCGGATTGTGCGATTCATTGGTGTCGACGGTCCACGTTGGACGCTTCGTGGCGTATTAATGGGGGCCGCGGCGCTTGAGGCTGAGGCACGAGAAAACATGTTCGAGCTGTTCCGCGAAATCGTTGTGGTTCGCGGAGATTCACCGATGCCCCCGGCGACCTTCTGCCTATGCGCGTACCCGCGGGAGTTCAGGCTGGTCAGCAGGTCGCACAGCAGAACGGCAAGTCGGCACAGGCGTGAGCGATCCACACCACGAACCTGCAGCTGA
- a CDS encoding DUF3159 domain-containing protein, producing the protein MSDPHHEPAADDSGLSNSEQVSRGIGAQALNGSIARAVRAGAEGQELTASGVFEAIGGIRGIFEAIVPSLVFIVLYVFTQDARLSALVPGAMAVLLVIFRLIQRETVVSALSGMLGVGIAVLITLITGRGVDYFLSGFITNIAWAVVLIGSILVGRPIIGLIAGFIDGDTKKWRIEPRLRRASTWLTVMWLGLFIARLAVQLPMYLSEQVGALGVARIAMGIPLFAIVLIATWFGIRKFRSSSDDSSGENGVISGENTPSK; encoded by the coding sequence GTGAGCGATCCACACCACGAACCTGCAGCTGACGATTCTGGGTTATCAAACTCAGAACAGGTTTCGCGCGGGATCGGTGCTCAGGCGCTGAACGGAAGCATCGCGCGTGCGGTGCGCGCAGGGGCCGAAGGCCAAGAACTGACCGCGTCTGGCGTGTTTGAAGCAATCGGAGGCATTCGCGGGATATTCGAGGCGATTGTGCCGAGCTTGGTGTTCATCGTGCTGTACGTGTTCACTCAAGATGCGCGCCTTTCTGCGCTGGTTCCTGGAGCCATGGCTGTACTTCTCGTCATCTTTAGGCTCATTCAGCGTGAGACAGTGGTTTCGGCGCTCTCTGGAATGCTCGGTGTCGGTATTGCAGTGCTCATCACGCTGATCACTGGGCGCGGGGTGGATTATTTTCTCTCGGGATTCATCACCAACATTGCCTGGGCGGTCGTGTTGATTGGTTCGATTCTCGTGGGTCGGCCGATCATCGGTCTGATTGCGGGCTTCATTGACGGTGACACGAAGAAGTGGCGGATCGAGCCGAGACTCCGTCGGGCTTCAACTTGGCTGACGGTCATGTGGCTTGGGTTATTTATCGCGCGGCTCGCTGTGCAGCTTCCGATGTACCTTTCGGAGCAGGTCGGGGCCCTGGGCGTTGCTCGCATTGCGATGGGGATACCGCTATTCGCGATCGTACTCATTGCTACGTGGTTTGGGATCCGAAAATTTCGCTCTTCATCAGATGATTCAAGCGGCGAGAATGGCGTAATCTCGGGAGAGAACACCCCCTCGAAGTGA
- the acnA gene encoding aconitate hydratase AcnA has translation MASVNSFDAKNTLAVGDATYEYFEIGKVPGSARLPYSLKVLLENLLRTEDGANVTKQHIEALGNWDPNAEPDTEIQFTPARVIMQDFTGVPCVVDLATMREAVTDLGGDPNKINPLAPAELVIDHSVISDVFGTPDAFKKNVEIEYQRNGERYQFLRWGQGAFDDFKVVPPGTGIVHQVNIEHLARVTFTREVDGVLQAYPDTSVGTDSHTTMQNGLGVLGWGVGGIEAEAAMLGQPISMLIPRVVGFKLSGKIPAGVTATDVVLTITQMLRNHGVVGKFVEFYGAGVGSVPLANRATIGNMSPEFGSTAAMFPVDDVTLDYMRLTGRDEAQVELVKAYTQAQGMWHDPSNEPEFSEYLELDLGTVVSSIAGPKRPQDRIELTNAKNQFETDLKNYAQASNPAKVKDEDGNEFALDHGAVTLASITSCTNTSNPSVMLAAGVLARNAVAKGLKAKPWVKTTLAPGSKVVTDYYEKSGLTDDLEALGFYLVGYGCMTCIGNSGPLNDEISQAVNDNDLAVTAVLSGNRNFEGRINPDIKMNYLASPPLVVAYSLAGSMDFDFETESLGQDSEGNEVYLRDIWPDPTEVQQIADASIDSDMFREKYATVFDGDEHWASLPTPEGNTFEWDEKSTYVRKAPYFDGMQLEPSPVQDITGARVLAKLGDSVTTDHISPAGSFKAETPAGRYLVENGIAPKDFNTYGSRRGNHEVMIRGTFANIRLRNQLLDDVEGGFTRDFTQEGGPQSYIYDASQNYQAAGIPLVVLGGKEYGSGSSRDWAAKGTSLLGVHAVIAESFERIHRSNLIGMGVLPLQFPAGKSADDLGLDGTETFDITGITALNGGSTPKTVSVKAVKVDGTAIEFDAVVRIDTPGEADYYRNGGILQYVLRSLV, from the coding sequence ATGGCATCGGTCAATAGTTTCGACGCGAAAAATACACTCGCAGTCGGAGACGCAACATATGAGTATTTTGAAATCGGAAAGGTTCCGGGAAGCGCCCGGCTTCCGTACAGCTTGAAGGTGCTTCTTGAGAACCTCTTGCGCACCGAAGACGGTGCAAACGTTACGAAGCAGCACATTGAGGCACTTGGCAATTGGGATCCGAACGCTGAGCCAGATACTGAGATTCAGTTCACGCCAGCACGTGTGATCATGCAAGACTTCACGGGCGTTCCCTGTGTTGTCGACCTCGCTACCATGCGTGAAGCTGTGACTGACCTCGGTGGCGACCCGAACAAGATCAATCCGCTTGCCCCCGCTGAGTTGGTCATCGACCACTCGGTAATCTCAGATGTCTTTGGTACGCCAGATGCGTTCAAGAAGAACGTTGAAATTGAGTACCAGCGCAATGGCGAGCGCTACCAGTTCCTCCGTTGGGGCCAGGGCGCGTTTGATGACTTTAAGGTAGTTCCTCCAGGGACTGGCATTGTTCACCAGGTGAATATCGAGCACCTTGCTCGCGTGACCTTTACGCGCGAGGTAGACGGAGTGCTGCAGGCATACCCAGACACCTCTGTGGGCACCGACTCACACACAACAATGCAGAACGGCCTCGGCGTACTCGGTTGGGGCGTCGGCGGTATTGAGGCAGAGGCCGCAATGCTTGGTCAGCCTATTTCCATGTTGATCCCACGTGTTGTTGGCTTCAAGCTTTCCGGCAAGATTCCTGCTGGGGTTACGGCGACTGACGTGGTGCTCACCATCACGCAGATGCTTCGCAATCACGGCGTGGTCGGTAAGTTCGTCGAGTTCTACGGCGCAGGCGTCGGATCAGTCCCGCTCGCTAACCGTGCGACCATCGGCAACATGAGCCCCGAGTTTGGTTCGACCGCAGCAATGTTCCCGGTAGACGACGTCACCCTTGACTACATGCGACTTACGGGTCGCGATGAGGCTCAGGTTGAGCTCGTGAAGGCATACACGCAGGCACAGGGCATGTGGCATGATCCATCGAACGAACCCGAATTCTCGGAGTACCTCGAGCTCGATCTCGGAACCGTTGTCTCATCGATTGCCGGCCCGAAGCGCCCGCAGGACCGCATTGAGCTTACGAATGCGAAGAACCAGTTCGAGACAGATCTGAAGAACTACGCTCAGGCTTCGAACCCCGCGAAGGTGAAGGACGAAGACGGCAACGAATTCGCTCTCGATCACGGCGCGGTTACGCTTGCGTCAATTACGTCGTGCACCAATACCTCGAACCCTTCGGTAATGCTTGCTGCCGGCGTGCTTGCACGCAATGCAGTCGCAAAGGGACTCAAGGCGAAGCCATGGGTGAAGACCACGCTCGCTCCGGGCTCTAAGGTTGTCACCGATTACTACGAGAAGTCGGGTCTCACCGACGATCTTGAAGCACTCGGGTTCTACCTGGTCGGCTACGGTTGCATGACCTGCATTGGTAACTCCGGTCCGCTGAACGATGAAATCTCGCAGGCAGTAAACGACAATGATCTCGCTGTTACGGCAGTGCTCTCGGGCAACCGTAACTTCGAGGGCCGCATTAACCCCGACATCAAGATGAACTATCTTGCGAGCCCACCACTCGTTGTGGCGTACTCACTTGCGGGCAGCATGGATTTCGATTTCGAGACTGAATCACTCGGTCAAGACTCCGAAGGCAACGAGGTGTACCTCCGCGACATCTGGCCAGATCCGACCGAGGTTCAGCAGATCGCTGACGCCTCGATCGATTCCGACATGTTCCGCGAAAAGTACGCGACGGTATTCGATGGTGACGAGCACTGGGCCTCACTTCCCACACCAGAGGGCAATACCTTCGAGTGGGATGAGAAGTCGACCTATGTTCGCAAGGCTCCGTACTTCGACGGCATGCAGCTTGAGCCATCACCTGTGCAAGACATCACGGGTGCTCGCGTGCTCGCGAAGCTTGGTGACTCGGTTACGACCGACCACATCAGCCCTGCTGGCAGCTTTAAGGCCGAGACCCCTGCGGGGCGTTACCTCGTAGAAAACGGTATCGCTCCGAAGGACTTCAATACCTACGGTTCGCGACGCGGTAACCACGAAGTCATGATCCGCGGCACGTTTGCGAACATTCGTCTGCGTAACCAGCTTCTCGACGATGTCGAGGGTGGCTTCACCCGTGACTTCACGCAAGAGGGTGGCCCACAGTCCTACATCTACGATGCGTCGCAGAACTACCAGGCTGCAGGAATCCCGCTCGTCGTACTTGGTGGTAAGGAGTACGGTTCGGGTTCATCTCGCGACTGGGCCGCCAAGGGAACGAGTCTGCTCGGCGTGCACGCCGTTATCGCTGAGAGCTTCGAGCGTATCCACCGTTCGAACCTCATCGGCATGGGTGTGCTTCCGCTTCAGTTCCCGGCCGGTAAGAGCGCCGATGATCTCGGTCTCGACGGTACGGAAACGTTTGACATTACGGGCATCACTGCACTCAACGGTGGATCGACACCGAAGACTGTTTCGGTTAAGGCAGTGAAGGTAGACGGAACTGCAATCGAGTTCGATGCAGTGGTTCGTATCGACACCCCGGGTGAGGCGGATTACTACCGTAACGGTGGAATTCTGCAGTACGTGCTCCGTTCACTCGTGTAA